TGTATAACACCATGCAGTCGGTCGGCTTGTTTGTCGGCGGCGCAACCGGTGGTTTATTGTTCCAAAAATACGGTTTTGCAGGCGTATTTGCCTTTTGTAGCATATTGATGTTGCTGTGGCTGGTATTGGCAGTCATTTCGCCGGCACCGAAACCCGTCAAAAACCTCAGCTATCCGTTTAACGCCGAATGGCAACAAAATCCGGATTTGCTCTACCAAAAATTGACCGAAATTGAAGGCGTTGAAAGCATCAGCTTTAGCGCAGACAAACAAACCATTTATATCAAGGCCTTGCAAAAAGGATTCGACCAAGAGGCCGCCGAAAAAATTATCACAGGAGTGTAAAATGTCATTGAATAAAGTTATTCTCATCGGCCGCCTCGGCCGCGATCCGGAAGTCCGCTATATGCCCAACGGTGAGGCCGTCTGTAACTTCAGCGTTGCCACCAGCGAAACGTGGAATGACCGCAACGGCCAACGTGTAGAACGTACCGAATGGCACAACATCACCATGTACCGCAAACTCGCCGAAATTGCCGGTCAATACCTGCGTAAAGGCAGCCAAGTGTATCTGGAAGGCCGTATCCAAAGCCGTAAATACCAAGGCAAAGACGGCATCGAGCGCACCGCTTACGACATCATCGCCAACGAAATGAAAATGCTCGGCGGCCGCAACGACAACAGTGGTGGTGCACCATACGATGACGGCTATAATCAAGGCGGCCATTCAAGCCAAGGCAGTTACCAACAAGCGCCACAACAGCAATACCAATCTGCTCCGGCTCAAGAACCCCCAGCCGCCCCAGCCCGTCGTCCTGCCCCGGCACAACCGACCGCTCCGGTTGATGATATCGACGACGATATTCCGTTCTAATCATTGAACAAATACAAAGGCCGTCTGAAAAATATACTTTCAGACGGCCTTTAAAATGATTTAAAAGAAAATACTACATTTGCACCGAGCCGCTGACGGTCAGGCTGATTTCTTCTGAACCCGGAGAGGCTGGTACGCCATCTTCTATTCCTGCCTCCATCTCTGCGGCGGGGACTGCACGCAGCATTTTGGCTTGTGCAAAGTCACCGCCGACTTGGCGGTTGCCGATGTGGCCCAGGTTGAGTTTAACGATTTTGTAGCTGGAGAAGCCGAGCGTTTGGGCGAGGTTTTGGGCTCGGTCTTTGAAGCGCAGTATGACGGCTTTGCTCAGTTGGTCGACGGTTTCTTCGCGTTTTTCTTTGGATACGGAAAATGAGGAGCTTTCCAAAACGGCGAAATTGATGCTGTCGGCAATCAGGCGGTTGAGTGCTTCAAAGTCTTTGCTTTCTACTTTGAAGTAGGCATGTTCTTCCCAGCCGGTTTGGGTGCGTTTGCCGTTGGTGTATTGATAGCGCGGGGATGCGTTGCGCTCCATCAGCTCTGCTTTAAATTTGCTGTTTTGGGAGATTTTGTTGAACTGGTTGAATTTCTTCATGAAGGCTTGGTTGACGGCTTGACGGTCTTTGCCTTCTGCGTTGACGCTGAAATGCGCGGTCATGGTGTCCCGCGGCACTTCCATATTCGCGGATTCGGAAAATTCAACGATGTTGTAGTTGAGGCTTTCTGCTGCAACGGGCAGGGAGGTGGCTAGCAGTAGTGCGGTAAGGGCTGGGCGGATCATTTTGGTTTTCCTTGTAATGCGGATTTCAAAAAAGTAATTTAGCATGAAAGATGGAAATGTTGGTTTTGGCAAGCGTAAGGATTTGTATGGGGTGAGGCCGTCTGAAAAGAATTTACTTTGTATCCATCAAGCCGACTTCATGGGGATTGAGGCGGGCTTTTTCTTCTTGGCCTAAGCCGACCAATTTCCGTAGGCGGGTCATGTAGGCGTTGACGTCAAGGCTCCGTCCGTAGCGTTGTGCTTCCCAGATGGTTTCTGCCAAGGCTTCCATCATATCGTGTTCGGCTTTGACCCAGTCGCCGTTGTAACGGGCGCAAAGTTGTTGGTGGATGGCACGGATGCCCGGGGGCTGATCAATGGCGCTTTGTTCTTGTAGGGAAAGGTGTAGCGACATGTGCAGGAATGGGTTGCTTTCACCGTCTTCGGGCAACCATTCTTTATCTAAATATTGTTCGATGTCTTCGAGATAGTGTCTGTATTCGGGATGGGCTTCGATAATGCGCAAAGCTTTTTGTTGCAGGCCGTCCAATTGGAGCGGTGCGAGCCTGTGTTGCCAGACGTGGGCAAAGAATCGGCGGACATCGTGGGTGTTTACGTCATACATGATGGGTGTGATTTGATTTTGGGATATGTGATTATATAGCGATTGCGATAAAAAAGGCCGTCTGAAACATATGTTTTCAGACGGCCTTTGTTTTGCAGGGTTTAGCGGCGGTCGATGATTCGGTAATACACTTCGCCGTCTTGGACATAGCCCAATTCGACGCGGGCAATTTCGGCGATGGCCTCTTGTCCGTGTGCCAAATCTTCAACTTCTGCATTGAGGAAATTGTTGCGTAAAGTGAGCGTTTGGTTTTTTTCCTCCTGACGGACGAGCTGCTCCTGCAATTCTTCCGTATGCCCGACGCTGCCTTTACCAAACCAAAGGCTGTACTGACAGCACAAAAGTGCGAAGGTTAAAACAAAAGTTACCCACTTCATACAATCAATATCCTATATTCTGCTTATTTGCCCAATTGGTAGAATGCGGCTTTGCCAGGGTAGTAAGCGGCTTCGGCCAATTCTTCTTCAATGCGCAACAATTGGTTGTATTTCGCCATGCGGTCAGAACGGGACAGGGAACCGGTTTTGATTTGCATACAGTTGGTGGCAACTGCCAAGTCGGCAATGGTGCTGTCTTCGGTTTCGCCGGAACGGTGGCTCATGACGCTGGTGTAGCGGTTGCGTTTTGCCAAGTCAACGGCTTTCAGGGTTTCGCTCAAAGTACCGATTTGGTTTACTTTGACCAGCAATGCGTTTGCTACGCCTTTTTCGATGCCTTCAGCCAAGATTTTTGGATTGGTTACAAACAAATCGTCGCCGACCAATTGAACTCGGTCGCCCAATTTTTCGGTCAGCAGTTTCCAGCCTTCCCAGTCGTTTTCGTCCATACCGTCTTCGATGGAAATGATTGGGAATTCGTTAACCAGGCCTTCGAGGTATTCGGCAAATTCTGCGCTGGTGTAAGAACGGCCTTCGGCTTCCAGATGGTATTGGCCGTCTTTGTAGAACTCGCTGGATGCGCAGTCCAGGGCGAATAATA
This genomic interval from Neisseria flavescens contains the following:
- a CDS encoding single-stranded DNA-binding protein gives rise to the protein MSLNKVILIGRLGRDPEVRYMPNGEAVCNFSVATSETWNDRNGQRVERTEWHNITMYRKLAEIAGQYLRKGSQVYLEGRIQSRKYQGKDGIERTAYDIIANEMKMLGGRNDNSGGAPYDDGYNQGGHSSQGSYQQAPQQQYQSAPAQEPPAAPARRPAPAQPTAPVDDIDDDIPF
- a CDS encoding SIMPL domain-containing protein (The SIMPL domain is named for its presence in mouse protein SIMPL (signalling molecule that associates with mouse pelle-like kinase). Bacterial member BP26, from Brucella, was shown to assemble into a channel-like structure, while YggE from E. coli has been associated with resistance to oxidative stress.); amino-acid sequence: MIRPALTALLLATSLPVAAESLNYNIVEFSESANMEVPRDTMTAHFSVNAEGKDRQAVNQAFMKKFNQFNKISQNSKFKAELMERNASPRYQYTNGKRTQTGWEEHAYFKVESKDFEALNRLIADSINFAVLESSSFSVSKEKREETVDQLSKAVILRFKDRAQNLAQTLGFSSYKIVKLNLGHIGNRQVGGDFAQAKMLRAVPAAEMEAGIEDGVPASPGSEEISLTVSGSVQM
- a CDS encoding DUF1841 family protein, with amino-acid sequence MYDVNTHDVRRFFAHVWQHRLAPLQLDGLQQKALRIIEAHPEYRHYLEDIEQYLDKEWLPEDGESNPFLHMSLHLSLQEQSAIDQPPGIRAIHQQLCARYNGDWVKAEHDMMEALAETIWEAQRYGRSLDVNAYMTRLRKLVGLGQEEKARLNPHEVGLMDTK
- the ftsB gene encoding cell division protein FtsB, which gives rise to MKWVTFVLTFALLCCQYSLWFGKGSVGHTEELQEQLVRQEEKNQTLTLRNNFLNAEVEDLAHGQEAIAEIARVELGYVQDGEVYYRIIDRR